CCGTTCCACGAATCCGCGCAATACACGATCGCGATTCCCGCGGGTCTCACCGACGACACCGGCCGCCCGCTCGCCAACGCCGCGCGCTTTCCGCTGACGGTCAGGACCGACGAATTCCCGCCGCTCGCGAAATTCGCCGCGCGCTTCGGGATTATCGAGGCCGCCGACCCGACGCTGCCGGTCACCGTGCGCAATCTCGAGCCGCTTATCCGCGGTGCCGAGCTTCGGGCGAGCGGCGGGATGCCCGCACCCAGCGGCTCGGCGTTCGGCGATTTTGTCGCCCGCATCGACGCGCGCGTCTTCGGACTTTCGACGCCCGACGCGGCCACGGCGATCTCGTGGCTGAGAAAGGTCGCGAGCGCGCAGCGCTCGCGCTCGGTCTTCGCGCAAGACAAGCAGGACCACGACGACGGCAGCGGCGTCACGCCGCGGCGCTTCACGCTGCCCAAACCCAACGGCGCCAAAGCATTCGAAGTTCTCGGCCTCCCGCTCGGCAAGCCCGGGCTATATATAGTCGAGCTCAAGAGCGCCCATCTCGGCAGCGTGCTCCTGGGCAGGAATGCCCCGATGTACGTGCCGACGGCAGCGCTGGTCACCAACCTCTCGGTCCACTTCAAGCAGGGGGCGGCCGATTCGCTCGTCTGGGTGACGACGCTCGAGGACGCGCACCCGGTCCCCGGCGCGGCGGTCTCGATCTCCGATTGCCACGGCAAGCAGCTGTGGGCCGGCACGACCGATCGCCACGGCCTCGCGCTGGCGCCGAAGATCGACGCCGTCACAAATCCGCCCAAGTGCAAGGACCTGGCGCCGACCAAGTACGACTTCTACACCACGCAGACCCAGGCGCTGCAGGACCTTTCCACCGGAGTGCTGGTGACGGCGCGGCTCGGCGACGACTTCAGTTTCGTCCATTCGAGCTGGCGCTACGGAATCGAATCATGGCGCTTCCATCTGCCGCAGACGTGGAATCCGAGCGACCTGGCGGCGCATACCGTGCTCGACCGGCCGCTCTTCCGCGCCGGCGAGACGGTCCACATGAAGCATTTCCTCCGGGCCAGGACGGTTGAGGGATTCGCGATGGCCGCTCTGGAGGAGCGTCCGGCGAAGTTGACGATCCGCGCCGCGGGCGGCGACCAGCATTATGACTTCCCGCTCAAGTGGAACGCGGCGGGCGTCGCGGAGACGGTGTGGCAGATACCCAAGGGCGCAAGGCTGGGCCAGTACTCGGTCGCCATCGCGCTCAAGGTGGGGCCCCAGACCTACCCCAACGAGCTTCAGACGGCGGACTTCCGGGTCGAGGAATTCCGCATCCCGCTGATGAAGGCGGCGGTCCGGATGCCGGCGAAGGTCGAGGTCGGA
This sequence is a window from Candidatus Binataceae bacterium. Protein-coding genes within it:
- a CDS encoding MG2 domain-containing protein, coding for MSPQGTVKNVRQAVARFSQPMVPMGDPRVAQSPFAVDCVGGGSPQSNGTPQRPGAARPQGTARWPGTARWIDSRQWSYDFDNDLPAGVRCTFTLAPGLKTLKGDAVESHPPFVFDTGGPAVIETRPWAGDTGIDERQAFVLVLDAEPVEQTVLDHAEFSVQGMPQRVGATIIEGADRNLLLKRFSDFINHRPAIILQARQAFADNANVKLIWGKGIEAAGGIATAQDQEIQFKVRPAFEANFGCERENPQAACIPVTPMRLTFSASISIDNSKRIAITGPDGVRHGAQLPDGADQSDIRNVVFSGPFHESAQYTIAIPAGLTDDTGRPLANAARFPLTVRTDEFPPLAKFAARFGIIEAADPTLPVTVRNLEPLIRGAELRASGGMPAPSGSAFGDFVARIDARVFGLSTPDAATAISWLRKVASAQRSRSVFAQDKQDHDDGSGVTPRRFTLPKPNGAKAFEVLGLPLGKPGLYIVELKSAHLGSVLLGRNAPMYVPTAALVTNLSVHFKQGAADSLVWVTTLEDAHPVPGAAVSISDCHGKQLWAGTTDRHGLALAPKIDAVTNPPKCKDLAPTKYDFYTTQTQALQDLSTGVLVTARLGDDFSFVHSSWRYGIESWRFHLPQTWNPSDLAAHTVLDRPLFRAGETVHMKHFLRARTVEGFAMAALEERPAKLTIRAAGGDQHYDFPLKWNAAGVAETVWQIPKGARLGQYSVAIALKVGPQTYPNELQTADFRVEEFRIPLMKAAVRMPAKVEVGATSLAIDLSAEYLSGGAASGLTVTLRSQIQPDAYVSFPDFDDFTFANGEVKEGTVSVESEYEGFPVFRPPGIHQRKDLVLDAAGGAQTSITDIARAP